In Helianthus annuus cultivar XRQ/B chromosome 9, HanXRQr2.0-SUNRISE, whole genome shotgun sequence, the following are encoded in one genomic region:
- the LOC110875996 gene encoding uncharacterized protein LOC110875996, whose translation MRTINDFIWSTLFQQNTPADRKPLDCVNVYIVEFDGAEGVQWGSYNINVSSIFLNGYEGDLKWKFTSLFYHEMTHCFQWDGEGRAPLNLVEGVADYAKLKAGYAQQGYAARGQGDRWDQGYDFTARFLEYCDGIVPGFVAKLNKKMRHNFDVIYFKELTGKNVDRLWKEYKAKYGK comes from the coding sequence ATGCGTACCATCAACGACTTCATATGGTCTACCCTCTTTCAACAAAACACTCCTGCTGATCGGAAACCTTTGGACTGTGTAAACGTTTACATTGTAGAATTCGATGGAGCCGAAGGAGTCCAATGGGGTAGTTACAATATTAATGTTAGTTCCATATTTTTAAATGGATACGAAGGGGACCTAAAATGGAAATTTACCTCCCTATTTTACCATGAAATGACACACTGTTTTCAATGGGATGGTGAGGGTCGTGCACCACTAAACTTGGTCGAAGGGGTCGCAGATTATGCAAAATTAAAAGCGGGTTACGCACAACAAGGGTATGCAGCGCGAGGACAAGGGGATCGGTGGGATCAAGGGTATGATTTCACCGCACGTTTTCTTGAATATTGTGATGGGATCGTCCCTGGGTTTGTTGCAAAGCTTAACAAGAAAATGAGGCATAACTTTGATGTCATCTATTTTAAAGAGTTAACTGGGAAGAATGTGGATCGACTTTGGAAGGAGTACAAGGCTAAATATGGAAAATGA